One genomic segment of Catalinimonas alkaloidigena includes these proteins:
- a CDS encoding SusC/RagA family TonB-linked outer membrane protein codes for MKPKLPFVKKGFISSYALLLLALLHLASPPLKAGPENHEPTSISLSLSDVKLIEVFAEIESRYDFQFAYAEEVAKLNQVFTIISREESIEQVLEMLAHQAPIRYRINGQTISVTLKRRPQLKKQPLENVSGQVTDQEGQPIPGVSVLIQNSTVGTITDIDGNFRLNIADDIDDPVLVFSFVGYQTQEVKVNGQSSLNVSLFEDVKSLNEVVVVGYGTQKKANLTGAVSQLDAQELAKRPNVNLTQSLQGTLPGLNINRGSGNPGAEPKLNVRGYTSINGGGPLILIDGVEGDINKINPADVESVTVLKDAAASAIYGARGAFGVVLVTTKTAQAGRTRVSYTNNFAWGTATTNTDFVTDPYQAAMLVDEAFQVSVGRTYTGYSEADYEELRRRSEDPSLPDVVLDNRNGREQYIYYGNTDWWNTMFRKWQPSQNHNVTITGGTEKLSVLLSGRFYKQTGILKIQDDNFEAYNGRAKLDLKVNDWLSLSENIMVNTSDQLTHGGSMYGWDDPWGSLIWVHALPSYTLTNPDGTATFRTELNNYTIGDGVFASLLYGKAKETINKRQLVNTFGATLTPVPVENLSVKFNYTNRWDFHDEVERNVRVPWSVYPGQIDYLGNDQLRELNLKENYTALNLYANYEHNIGRHHFSEMIGFNRELKSYESVDARKKNSLSDELNALDLGSSDPEAYGDAWEWGIHGYFFRVNYDYDSRYLLEVNGRYDGSSRFPSEYRWGFFPSVSAGWSIANEDFFARLNEYVNDLKLRVSYGSLGNQLGNDYYAYVPTLSKYTSGAYAIDGNKLEYVNPPGLNPLDITWEKVNTLNLGFDISILKNRLTSNVDFFQRNTLGMLTQGRTLPAVLGTPSPEENAADLQTRGFEVSLSFQESFNVGGKPLNLVLNGTVSNQVTEITKFDNPNNYLGDYYEGQTVGEIWGYHIEGLFASDEEALNHADQTRVNGRINSSPGEFGMPRAGDVKYADLNGDGLVSEGDNTLENPGDRRVIGNATPQFPYSFGIQADWNNFDISVFFQGIGKQDWYPNRDSRLFWAMYNRPYNSFLRKDLVNDMWSEDNPDAYFPRLRGYSALSSDGELGTVNDRYLQSVAYLRLKNLSIGYTLPRQWVEGINLENVRFYFSGENLVTFSKLTDYVDPEAASADVDFSETSQADDRGTAQTYPFSKTFSVGVTVNF; via the coding sequence ATGAAACCAAAATTACCTTTTGTGAAGAAGGGCTTCATCAGCAGTTATGCGCTGCTATTGCTTGCCTTATTGCATCTGGCCTCACCGCCTCTGAAAGCGGGACCAGAAAATCATGAACCGACAAGCATCTCGCTTTCTCTTAGTGATGTAAAGCTGATAGAGGTGTTTGCGGAAATTGAATCTCGATACGATTTTCAGTTTGCCTATGCAGAGGAGGTAGCAAAACTGAATCAGGTGTTTACCATCATCAGCCGGGAAGAAAGCATTGAGCAAGTACTGGAAATGCTGGCTCATCAAGCTCCCATAAGATACCGCATCAACGGGCAAACAATTTCTGTGACCTTAAAGCGCCGGCCTCAGCTCAAAAAACAGCCTCTGGAAAATGTAAGTGGTCAAGTAACCGATCAGGAAGGACAGCCCATCCCCGGAGTTTCCGTGCTGATCCAAAATTCTACTGTCGGGACGATCACTGATATAGATGGAAATTTCAGGCTGAACATCGCCGATGATATTGATGATCCTGTCCTGGTATTTTCTTTTGTAGGTTATCAGACGCAGGAAGTAAAAGTAAACGGACAGAGCAGCCTGAATGTAAGTCTGTTTGAAGATGTAAAAAGCCTCAACGAAGTAGTGGTTGTCGGTTATGGTACGCAAAAGAAAGCCAATCTTACCGGTGCGGTTTCTCAACTGGATGCGCAGGAGCTGGCCAAGCGTCCCAATGTAAACCTAACCCAAAGCTTGCAGGGGACACTTCCCGGCTTAAATATTAACCGTGGTAGCGGGAATCCCGGTGCTGAGCCAAAGCTCAATGTGAGAGGTTATACTTCTATCAATGGCGGTGGCCCGCTGATACTGATAGACGGTGTAGAGGGTGATATTAATAAGATAAACCCTGCTGATGTCGAGTCGGTTACAGTTTTGAAAGATGCTGCTGCTTCAGCTATATATGGAGCCAGAGGGGCATTCGGCGTAGTATTGGTAACAACCAAAACCGCTCAGGCAGGCCGTACACGAGTAAGCTATACCAACAACTTTGCCTGGGGAACTGCTACCACTAATACCGACTTTGTCACTGACCCTTATCAGGCGGCTATGCTGGTGGATGAAGCTTTTCAGGTGTCTGTAGGAAGGACCTATACCGGTTATTCTGAAGCGGATTATGAAGAGTTGAGAAGAAGGTCAGAAGATCCTTCGCTTCCTGATGTAGTGTTGGATAATCGCAATGGGAGAGAGCAGTACATCTACTATGGAAATACGGACTGGTGGAACACCATGTTCCGCAAATGGCAGCCTTCACAAAACCACAATGTTACCATTACCGGTGGCACAGAAAAACTAAGTGTTTTGCTCTCAGGACGTTTTTACAAGCAAACCGGTATCCTGAAAATACAGGATGATAATTTTGAGGCGTATAACGGTAGAGCCAAGCTTGACCTGAAAGTAAACGACTGGCTGAGCCTTTCAGAAAATATCATGGTCAATACCAGCGACCAGCTCACCCATGGTGGTAGCATGTATGGATGGGATGATCCCTGGGGAAGCCTGATCTGGGTACATGCCCTGCCTTCTTACACATTGACCAATCCTGATGGTACCGCTACTTTCCGAACCGAGTTGAACAATTATACTATTGGAGATGGGGTGTTTGCCTCTTTGCTTTATGGCAAAGCAAAAGAAACCATCAACAAAAGACAACTGGTAAACACTTTTGGCGCTACCCTCACACCTGTTCCCGTAGAAAACCTGAGTGTTAAATTTAACTACACCAACCGCTGGGATTTTCATGATGAAGTAGAAAGAAACGTGAGAGTGCCCTGGTCGGTATATCCCGGACAGATAGATTATCTGGGCAATGATCAGCTGAGGGAATTGAACTTAAAGGAAAACTATACTGCGCTAAACCTTTACGCCAATTATGAGCATAATATTGGACGTCATCACTTCAGTGAGATGATTGGTTTTAACCGCGAACTTAAGAGTTATGAGTCGGTGGATGCTCGTAAGAAAAACAGCCTTTCTGATGAGTTGAACGCACTGGATTTGGGAAGTAGCGATCCTGAAGCTTACGGGGATGCCTGGGAATGGGGTATTCATGGGTATTTCTTCCGTGTCAATTATGATTACGACAGCCGTTATTTGTTAGAAGTAAACGGCCGATATGATGGTTCTTCTCGTTTTCCTTCCGAATACCGTTGGGGCTTCTTCCCATCAGTTTCTGCCGGATGGTCTATTGCCAACGAAGACTTCTTCGCCAGATTAAACGAGTATGTCAACGATCTGAAGCTGAGGGTTTCTTATGGCTCATTAGGTAATCAGCTAGGAAATGATTATTACGCTTATGTACCTACCTTGAGCAAGTACACTTCAGGCGCTTATGCTATAGATGGCAATAAATTAGAGTATGTAAATCCTCCTGGCCTCAATCCACTGGATATTACCTGGGAAAAAGTAAATACCCTCAACCTGGGTTTTGATATTTCAATTTTGAAAAACCGCCTGACTTCTAATGTGGATTTCTTCCAGCGAAATACTTTGGGTATGCTTACCCAGGGAAGAACGCTTCCAGCGGTTTTAGGTACACCCTCTCCCGAGGAAAATGCCGCTGACTTACAGACCAGAGGATTTGAAGTATCACTTTCATTCCAGGAAAGCTTTAATGTGGGGGGCAAGCCTCTCAACCTTGTACTGAATGGAACAGTCTCCAATCAGGTAACTGAAATCACCAAATTTGATAACCCTAACAATTACCTGGGAGACTACTACGAAGGACAGACTGTAGGTGAAATCTGGGGCTACCATATTGAAGGTTTGTTTGCTTCCGATGAAGAAGCGCTAAATCATGCGGACCAGACCCGGGTGAACGGCCGAATTAATTCATCTCCCGGGGAGTTTGGTATGCCCAGGGCAGGAGATGTCAAATATGCTGACCTGAATGGTGATGGCCTGGTCAGCGAAGGAGACAATACCCTGGAAAATCCCGGGGACCGAAGAGTAATTGGAAATGCTACACCTCAGTTCCCTTACAGTTTCGGCATACAGGCGGATTGGAATAATTTTGATATTTCCGTTTTCTTCCAGGGCATTGGCAAACAGGACTGGTATCCTAACCGTGACTCCCGTTTGTTCTGGGCCATGTACAATCGCCCTTATAACTCATTCCTGAGGAAAGACCTGGTGAATGACATGTGGTCAGAAGATAATCCCGATGCATACTTTCCTCGTTTGAGAGGTTACTCTGCCCTGAGCAGTGATGGTGAGCTAGGAACGGTCAATGACCGCTACCTGCAAAGCGTAGCTTACCTCCGCCTGAAAAACCTGAGTATTGGTTATACTTTGCCTCGTCAATGGGTGGAAGGTATTAATCTGGAGAACGTAAGGTTCTACTTCAGCGGAGAGAATCTTGTGACCTTTAGCAAGCTTACAGATTATGTAGACCCTGAAGCCGCTTCTGCCGATGTGGATTTCTCGGAAACTTCCCAGGCAGATGACCGTGGGACGGCCCAAACTTATCCATTCAGTAAAACTTTCTCTGTTGGAGTCACTGTCAATTTCTAA